A single Caretta caretta isolate rCarCar2 chromosome 2, rCarCar1.hap1, whole genome shotgun sequence DNA region contains:
- the ASNS gene encoding asparagine synthetase [glutamine-hydrolyzing] yields MCGIWALFGSDECLSVQCLSAMKIAHRGPDAFRFENVNGFTNCCFGFHRLAIVDQLYGMQPIRVKKFPYLWLCYNGEIYNFRQLQKQFGFEYQTLVDGEVILHLYNRGGIEQTASMLDGVFAFILLDTANRKVFLGRDTYGVRPLFKVLTEDGFLGVCSEAKGLINLKHSMSSCPKVEPFLPGHYEVLDLKPSGKVASVELVKFHSCKDEPLHAAYDTMEHLPAGLDLETVKSNIRLLFENAVRKRLMSHRRIGCLLSGGLDSSLVAAMLVKLMKESSVSYPLQTFAIGMEDSPDLLAARKVAAYIGSEHHEVIFNSEEGIQALEEVIFSLETYDITTVRASVGMYLVSKHISKKTDSVVIFSGEGSDELTQGYIYFHKAPSPEEAMEDSERLLRELYMFDVLRADRTTAAHGLELRVPFLDHRFTYYYLSLPAKLRIPKNGIEKHLLRESFQDSNLLPKEILWRPKEAFSDGITSLKKSWFSILQEYVDLQVDDLLLEKAAEKFPFNPPKTKEGYYYRQIFEKHYPGRADWLSHYWMPRWIEATDPSARTLKHYKSATKE; encoded by the exons ATGTGTGGTATCTGGGCCCTTTTTGGAAGCGATGAATGCCTTTCTGTCCAGTGTCTAAGTGCCATGAAAATAGCTCACCGAGGTCCTGACGCATTTCGTTTTGAAAACGTCAATGGCTTCACCAACTGTTGTTTTGGTTTCCATCGTCTTGCGATTGTTGATCAATTATATGGCATGCAGCCTATTCGGGTGAAGAAGTTTCCGTATTTATGGCTGTGTTACAATGGAGAAATCTACAACTTCAGAcag CTGCAAAAGCAGTTTGGATTTGAATATCAAACTTTAGTAGATGGCGAGGTAATCCTTCATCTTTACAACAGAGGAGGAATAGAGCAAACAGCCTCCATGCTAGATGGTGTGTTTGCATTCATCCTGCTGGACACGGCAAACAGGAAAGTGTTTCTGGGAAGAGATACATATGGAGTCAGACCATTGTTTAAGGTGCTGACTGAAGATGGATTCTTGGGTGTCTGCTCTGAGGCAAAAG GTCTTATCAACTTAAAGCACTCCATGTCCTCTTGTCCTAAAGTGGAGCCATTTCTTCCGGGACACTATGAAGTGTTGGATTTAAAACCATCTGGCAAAGTTGCATCAGTGGAACTGGTAAAATTTCATAGTTGTAAAGATGAACCTCTGCATGCTGCTTATGATACAATGGAACATCTGCCTGCAG GTTTGGATCTTGAAACGGTGAAAAGCAACATTCGGCTTCTGTTTGAAAATGCTGTTAGAAAACGTTTAATGAGTCACAGAAGAATTGGCTGTCTTTTGTCAG GGGGTTTGGATTCCAGTTTGGTTGCTGCCATGCTTGTGAAACTGATGAAAGAATCAAGCGTCAGTTACCCTTTACAAACATTTGCCATTGGAATGGAAGACAGTCCTGATTTATTGGCTGCCAGAAAG GTAGCTGCTTATATTGGCAGTGAACATCATGAAGTAATATTTAATTCTGAAGAAGGAATTCAGGCATTAGAAGAAGTTATTTTTAGCTTGGAAACATATGATATTACAACAGTAAGAGCTTCAGTTG gtATGTATCTGGTTTCCAAACACATAAGTAAGAAAACAGACAGTGTGGTCATTTTCTCAGGGGAAGGCTCAGATGAGCTTACACAAGGCTATATCTATTTCCATAAG GCCCCGTCTCCTGAAGAAGCTATGGAAGACAGTGAGAGGCTTCTGAGAGAACTCTACATGTTTGATGTACTTCGTGCAGACAGAACTACTGCAGCTCATGG tcTTGAACTGAGAGTCCCATTTTTGGATCACCGATTTACTTATTATTACCTGTCCCTGCCAGCAAAACTCAGAATTCCAAAG AATGGAATTGAAAAGCATCTCTTGAGAGAATCGTTTCAGGATTCCAACTTGCTTCCTAAAGAAATACTTTGGAGACCCAAAGAAGCCTTCAGTGATGGTATAACATCTCTCAAGAAGTCTTGGTTTTCAATTCTTCAAGAGTATGTTGATCTCCAG GTTGATGACCTTCTGCTGGAAAAGGCAGCAGAGAAATTTCCTTTTAATCCTCCTAAGACTAAAGAAGGTTACTACTACCGCCAGATCTTTGAGAAGCACTACCCCGGGCGAGCTGATTGGCTCTCCCATTACTGGATGCCAAGATGGATTGAAGCTACTGATCCTTCTGCTCGCACATTGAAACATTACAAGTCAGCTACCAAAGAATAA